In Verrucomicrobiia bacterium, the sequence GCGGTTGAATTTTCCAGGTGCGCCAATCCGTTGGAATTTGAACGGCGTGATCGAGTCGCACCATTTCGCGATTGGCAAGAATTTGAGCGCGATATTGGTCAATTAAATTGCGAACTTTTTCTGATTTGATCTGTGTAAGGTTTTGCAACAAATTTTCTAGACTCCCGAATTGCAAAATCAAACCCGCAGCCGTTTTCGGACCCACCCCAGGCACTCCGGGAATGTTGTCAGACACGTCACCAGTCAATGCTAGCAAATCCCCTATCCTTTCTGGCGGCACTCCCCATTTCGCGATAACTTCGGGGGATTTAAGAATTTGATAAGCTTCGCCTGACGTTGATTTTGCAGGACTATAAATCGAAACCGAGCCATCAACGAGTTGCATGAGATCTTTATCATTGGTTGCTAAAATTACCTCGGCTTCGGTCGCAACTTGACGCGTTAAAGTCGCAATCGCGTCGTCGGCTTCTTGGTTCGGGATACAAAGTAGATGGTAGCCCAGAAGCTCAGTGAGTTGATAAATAGTCGGTAATTGTGCCTCCAAACTTTCCGGCGTTTCTTTACGATTGGCTTTATATTCCGGCTGAATTTTCAAACGCCATTCTGGCACACCACAATCAAACACAATCGCTCCTAGATCAGGCTTCAACTCCTGGGTCATGCGTCGAATCGCCTTGATAAAACCAAAAACAGCGTTAGTCGCTTCTCCTTTTGAATTATGCAAATGCGCA encodes:
- a CDS encoding flap endonuclease translates to MRLLLVDGHYYAYRAFYAIAHLHNSKGEATNAVFGFIKAIRRMTQELKPDLGAIVFDCGVPEWRLKIQPEYKANRKETPESLEAQLPTIYQLTELLGYHLLCIPNQEADDAIATLTRQVATEAEVILATNDKDLMQLVDGSVSIYSPAKSTSGEAYQILKSPEVIAKWGVPPERIGDLLALTGDVSDNIPGVPGVGPKTAAGLILQFGSLENLLQNLTQIKSEKVRNLIDQYRAQILANREMVRLDHAVQIPTDWRTWKIQPRWEQLIEKLRELEFRTLLKEYEQEFAQQKVLVQKELF